A section of the Gloeobacter violaceus PCC 7421 genome encodes:
- a CDS encoding BlaI/MecI/CopY family transcriptional regulator, translated as MARKRSPTLTESELRLMEILWQRGSATVAEVVEALPKRLSLAYSTVLTTLRILEQKGYVRHTEEGRAFVYCPLVDRNQARRSAVEFVLSRFFNNSPELLMLNILEHEDIDAAELERLRTMIQQNDPGEDHEQR; from the coding sequence GTGGCCAGGAAGCGATCGCCGACTTTGACCGAATCAGAGTTGCGCCTGATGGAGATTCTCTGGCAGCGGGGCTCAGCCACCGTGGCGGAGGTGGTCGAGGCGTTGCCCAAGCGGTTGTCGCTCGCCTACAGCACGGTGTTGACCACCCTGCGCATCCTCGAGCAAAAAGGTTACGTCCGCCACACCGAGGAGGGCCGGGCCTTTGTGTACTGTCCGCTCGTCGACCGCAACCAGGCGCGCCGCAGCGCGGTGGAATTTGTGCTGAGCCGGTTTTTTAACAATTCGCCGGAGTTGTTGATGCTCAACATTCTCGAACACGAGGACATCGACGCCGCCGAACTGGAGCGCTTGCGCACGATGATCCAGCAAAACGATCCGGGAGAGGACCATGAACAGCGTTGA
- a CDS encoding M56 family metallopeptidase has protein sequence MNSVDALLPLAREVVEGWLNGLWQGALLAAMVWCLLRALRRSTNATTRYVIWWVTLVAVLWLPWSQPTGTSPSVPEVPVEVEVFSNAPVYDLPEVIVRAPRPAAYRQTAAVLPAAAPVGISWPEWSLPGGLWPLVLCAVWLLVAAVRVARVAASYGYLQKLKATSRPFDAAYQARLAEWRRACLTDRRVRLASHPDLRLPVAVGLLDPVILIPTALGHQLTEAEFDQVGLHELAHLRRWDDWTNLVQKTLEAIFFFHPAVWWIGRALDTEREIACDDWVVSVTGRPRPYARCLTRLLELVAAPPRPATGTLAIAGQIRERVALLLDERRPSNPRLSGASLAATVTILVAATALGSQPVIALAGEPDAQAETPSAPKLQPQAAPAPVRRAAAPKPPIPAVAPVPATRPQAAPAAAPPPKAPAPVRRSVLAQAPKLPDVPPDLPVLTVDDGTGKQVIFDGRQLRDDLKNLQPLIDRSVDAAMQQKDLALQAKDEALRAIKAALPTADSGSTRSGGSLRPARKPALSDSERLSVLGDIARSDANPEVRQEAIRAIGRIRGEASVQTLVGLYDGSRDEATRRAILRSLSRSDSPQAAQKMVSIAKSDPDAKMRQEAIRALGTNDSRFGDIDIDVRVPDVSVTAPTPAEPPEPAVP, from the coding sequence ATGAACAGCGTTGATGCGCTATTGCCGCTGGCGCGCGAGGTGGTGGAAGGGTGGCTCAACGGCCTGTGGCAGGGGGCATTGCTTGCGGCGATGGTTTGGTGTCTGTTGCGCGCCCTGAGGCGCAGCACCAACGCCACCACGCGCTATGTGATCTGGTGGGTGACGCTGGTGGCGGTGCTGTGGCTGCCGTGGTCGCAGCCGACCGGTACTTCCCCGTCGGTGCCGGAAGTGCCCGTGGAGGTCGAAGTGTTTTCGAACGCGCCGGTTTACGACCTGCCTGAGGTGATCGTGCGGGCCCCGCGCCCTGCGGCTTACCGGCAGACGGCGGCAGTCCTCCCGGCGGCGGCGCCCGTTGGGATCAGCTGGCCGGAGTGGTCGCTGCCCGGCGGCCTTTGGCCGTTGGTGCTCTGTGCGGTATGGCTTTTGGTGGCGGCGGTGCGCGTGGCGCGGGTGGCCGCAAGTTACGGGTATCTGCAGAAACTGAAGGCCACCAGCCGTCCCTTCGATGCGGCCTACCAGGCCCGGCTTGCCGAATGGCGGCGCGCCTGCCTGACCGATCGCCGGGTCCGCCTGGCGAGCCACCCGGATTTGCGCTTGCCGGTGGCCGTGGGACTGCTCGACCCAGTGATTTTGATCCCGACGGCCCTGGGCCATCAGCTTACCGAGGCCGAATTCGACCAGGTGGGTCTGCACGAACTGGCGCACCTGCGCCGCTGGGACGACTGGACCAACCTGGTCCAGAAGACCCTCGAAGCGATTTTCTTTTTTCACCCGGCCGTGTGGTGGATTGGCCGCGCGCTGGATACCGAGCGCGAAATTGCCTGCGACGACTGGGTGGTTTCGGTGACCGGCCGGCCGCGCCCCTACGCGCGCTGCCTCACCCGGCTGCTTGAACTGGTGGCGGCCCCGCCGCGTCCGGCCACCGGCACCCTCGCCATCGCCGGTCAGATTCGCGAGCGGGTGGCGTTGCTCCTCGACGAGCGCCGCCCTTCCAATCCGCGTCTATCGGGTGCGTCCCTTGCGGCGACCGTCACGATCCTTGTGGCCGCCACCGCCCTCGGCTCCCAGCCGGTGATCGCCCTGGCCGGGGAGCCCGACGCCCAGGCTGAAACCCCGAGTGCGCCCAAGCTTCAGCCCCAGGCGGCCCCCGCCCCGGTGCGGCGGGCAGCAGCACCGAAGCCACCGATTCCGGCCGTGGCACCGGTACCGGCGACCCGGCCCCAGGCCGCACCCGCCGCCGCCCCGCCGCCCAAAGCCCCGGCTCCTGTGCGCCGCAGTGTGCTGGCCCAGGCGCCGAAACTTCCCGACGTGCCGCCGGATTTGCCGGTGCTCACCGTCGATGACGGTACCGGCAAGCAGGTGATCTTCGACGGCCGGCAGCTGCGCGACGATCTCAAAAACCTCCAACCGCTCATCGACCGGAGCGTCGATGCCGCGATGCAGCAAAAAGATCTCGCCCTTCAGGCCAAAGACGAAGCGCTGCGGGCGATCAAAGCCGCCCTGCCGACGGCGGACAGCGGGAGTACCCGCAGCGGCGGCAGCTTGCGGCCCGCGCGCAAACCGGCCCTCTCCGACAGCGAGCGGCTCTCGGTGCTGGGCGATATCGCCAGAAGCGACGCCAACCCCGAGGTGCGCCAGGAGGCGATCCGCGCCATCGGCCGCATCCGCGGCGAGGCGAGCGTGCAGACGCTGGTGGGCCTTTACGACGGCAGCCGCGACGAGGCGACCCGGCGGGCCATCCTGCGTTCTCTTTCGCGAAGCGACAGCCCCCAGGCGGCCCAAAAAATGGTGAGCATCGCCAAAAGCGACCCCGACGCCAAGATGCGCCAGGAGGCGATCCGCGCCCTGGGCACGAACGACAGCCGCTTCGGCGATATCGACATCGATGTGCGCGTACCGGACGTGTCGGTCACAGCCCCCACCCCTGCGGAACCGCCCGAACCCGCCGTTCCGTAG
- a CDS encoding DUF4331 domain-containing protein, whose translation MKFHPTHCALALGLLAGLGAPAAFASSHREAPFITQHPKLDGTDWYMFNSYETGREGYVTLIANYLPLQDAYGGPNYFTLDPKARYDINIDNDGDAKIDIRFRFNFQNTLNDIALDIAGKQISIPFVNIGPTTVGNTANLNVVETYTVEHWRNGKVQQVTDAKTRGARFTKPADNIGNKSFPDYAAYANSYIYDIKIPGCSTNGRMFVGQRKDPFVVNLGEVFDLVNVTNPLGPVNAEADDLADKNITSLILEVPTSCLTAGGDPVIGGWTSSSAPANRTLLPNGSYLNPATETGPFVQQSRLANPLVNELVIGLKDKNSFNSSLPQSDVQFADYVTNPTLPAVLELLFGTAAPTVFPRNDLVSVFLTGVDGLNKPKSVTPAELMRLNTSIPPTPADKQNTLGVVGGDLAGYPNGRRPGDDAVDISLRAVMGVLLPPDQAPSGTLPFTDGAFHDASFYDTKFPYLRTPIAGSPNNTP comes from the coding sequence ATGAAGTTTCATCCGACCCACTGCGCGCTCGCGCTCGGACTGTTGGCCGGTCTGGGCGCCCCTGCGGCGTTCGCATCGAGCCACCGCGAAGCGCCTTTTATCACCCAGCACCCAAAGCTGGACGGCACCGATTGGTACATGTTCAACAGTTATGAGACAGGCCGTGAGGGCTACGTCACGCTGATTGCCAACTATCTGCCCCTGCAGGATGCCTACGGCGGGCCGAACTACTTCACCCTCGATCCGAAGGCCCGCTACGACATCAATATCGACAACGACGGCGACGCCAAAATCGACATTCGCTTTCGGTTCAATTTCCAAAACACCCTCAACGACATCGCCCTCGACATCGCCGGCAAGCAAATCTCCATTCCGTTTGTAAACATCGGCCCGACCACCGTCGGCAACACCGCCAACCTCAACGTCGTCGAGACCTACACCGTCGAACATTGGCGCAACGGCAAAGTGCAGCAGGTCACCGACGCCAAAACCAGGGGTGCGCGCTTCACCAAGCCCGCCGACAACATCGGCAACAAGTCTTTCCCCGACTACGCCGCCTACGCCAACAGCTACATCTACGACATCAAAATTCCCGGCTGCTCCACCAACGGCCGCATGTTCGTCGGCCAGCGCAAAGATCCGTTTGTAGTCAACCTGGGTGAAGTTTTCGATTTGGTCAACGTCACCAACCCCCTCGGCCCGGTGAACGCCGAGGCGGACGACCTGGCCGACAAGAACATCACCTCGCTGATTCTGGAAGTCCCCACCAGTTGCCTCACGGCGGGCGGTGATCCGGTGATTGGCGGCTGGACCAGTTCGAGCGCCCCGGCCAACCGCACCCTTCTACCCAACGGCAGCTATCTCAATCCGGCCACTGAAACCGGTCCCTTCGTCCAACAATCGCGCCTGGCCAACCCCCTGGTCAACGAGTTGGTGATTGGCCTCAAGGACAAGAACAGCTTCAACAGCAGTCTTCCCCAGAGCGACGTCCAGTTCGCAGACTACGTGACCAACCCGACCCTTCCCGCCGTTCTGGAATTGCTCTTCGGCACCGCCGCCCCCACCGTGTTCCCCCGCAACGACCTCGTATCGGTGTTCCTCACCGGCGTGGACGGTCTCAATAAGCCCAAGAGCGTCACGCCCGCCGAATTGATGCGCCTCAACACCAGCATCCCGCCCACCCCGGCGGACAAGCAAAACACCCTGGGGGTGGTCGGCGGTGACCTGGCGGGTTATCCCAACGGCCGCCGTCCCGGCGACGACGCCGTGGACATCTCGCTGCGGGCGGTGATGGGTGTGCTGCTGCCGCCGGATCAGGCCCCTTCCGGAACGCTTCCCTTTACTGACGGCGCTTTCCACGACGCGAGCTTCTACGACACGAAGTTCCCGTACCTGCGCACCCCCATCGCCGGCTCCCCGAACAACACCCCGTGA
- a CDS encoding tetratricopeptide repeat protein encodes MKLLPWLSAVGLLLGWSAAAEATPFTPKSDGEVLERVRVRPADPQARALRELRTRLARQPQDLALALQLARRYIERGRIEADPRYNGYAQAALAPWWEQPKPPAPVLVMRATLRQADHDFEGALADLKLALAANPRDPQAWVTRALVQQVRGEYAEARKSCVPVMQFSSQLAGITCLSGVASLNGQAATSYALLERVITARTDASAGEKLWAQTLLAEIAHRRGDPQKAEKHFRTAMAVGPDSYLLGAYADFLLDEKRPREAVELLKGRARADGLLLRLAIAEQRLGLAQSAVHRTELAARFAASRRRGDEAVHRREEARFTLELLQQPRTALKLALANWQTQREPADARILLAAAQASGDAAAARPAIDWLKQSRLEDRRVNALMQELGAKA; translated from the coding sequence ATGAAACTTTTACCCTGGCTCAGCGCAGTGGGCCTGCTGTTAGGTTGGTCGGCCGCCGCCGAGGCGACTCCATTTACCCCCAAAAGCGACGGCGAGGTGCTTGAGCGCGTGCGCGTGCGTCCGGCCGACCCGCAAGCGCGCGCCTTGCGCGAACTGCGCACCCGCCTTGCCCGCCAGCCCCAGGATCTGGCTTTAGCCTTGCAGCTGGCCCGCCGCTACATCGAGCGCGGGCGCATCGAGGCCGACCCGCGCTACAACGGCTACGCCCAGGCGGCCCTCGCCCCCTGGTGGGAGCAACCCAAGCCCCCCGCGCCGGTGCTGGTAATGCGCGCCACCCTCCGCCAGGCCGATCACGACTTTGAAGGCGCTCTGGCCGACTTGAAACTTGCTCTCGCCGCCAACCCGCGCGATCCCCAGGCGTGGGTGACCCGGGCCTTGGTGCAGCAAGTCAGAGGCGAGTACGCTGAGGCACGCAAAAGCTGCGTGCCGGTGATGCAGTTTTCTTCACAACTGGCGGGGATCACCTGTTTGAGCGGTGTGGCAAGCCTGAACGGCCAGGCAGCCACCAGCTACGCGCTGTTGGAGCGGGTGATTACCGCACGCACCGACGCCTCGGCGGGCGAAAAGCTCTGGGCTCAGACATTGCTCGCGGAGATAGCCCACCGCCGGGGCGATCCCCAAAAAGCCGAAAAGCACTTTCGAACAGCGATGGCCGTTGGTCCCGACAGCTACCTGCTGGGGGCCTACGCCGACTTTTTGCTCGATGAAAAGCGTCCGCGCGAAGCCGTAGAACTGCTCAAGGGCCGTGCCCGGGCCGACGGACTGTTGCTTCGGCTTGCCATTGCCGAGCAGCGTTTGGGCCTGGCGCAATCGGCCGTCCACCGCACAGAACTGGCGGCGCGCTTTGCAGCGAGCCGCAGGCGCGGCGACGAGGCAGTTCACCGCCGCGAGGAAGCGCGCTTTACTTTGGAACTGCTGCAGCAGCCGCGCACGGCCCTCAAACTGGCTCTGGCCAACTGGCAGACCCAGCGCGAACCGGCAGACGCCCGCATTTTGCTCGCAGCGGCCCAAGCGAGCGGCGACGCCGCTGCCGCCCGCCCGGCCATCGACTGGCTCAAACAAAGCCGCCTGGAAGATCGCCGGGTGAACGCCCTGATGCAGGAACTGGGAGCAAAAGCATGA
- a CDS encoding HupE/UreJ family protein: MIKFPRWWQLCLWVCFFLAQPAFAHKPSDSYLNLKLGEQRVEGQWDIALRDLDYAIGLDGNDDGAITWGEVRSRQAQIADYALTRLKLAADGNSCPPNLGALLIDRHSDGAYAVLRFAADCGRPPVALAVDYNLFFDLDPQHRGLLQLQAADGGPVRTAILGPNSRSQRLEVHSAPWVQFFDFVREGVWHIWIGFDHILFLLTLLLPALFVRKDGHWKTLGEFREVFLNVVKVVTAFTVAHSITLGLAALGVVELPSRWVESAIAASVILAALNNLFPVVENRRWAIAFGFGLIHGFGFASVMADLGLAKENLVLSLLGFNLGVEMGQLAIVAVFLPIAFWLRNSWFYRRVVFTGGSVAVAGIAAIWLAERLFDWQLLAS, encoded by the coding sequence ATGATCAAATTCCCACGCTGGTGGCAGCTGTGTTTGTGGGTGTGCTTTTTCCTGGCGCAGCCCGCCTTTGCCCACAAGCCCAGCGACAGTTACCTGAATTTGAAACTGGGCGAGCAGCGCGTCGAGGGCCAGTGGGACATTGCCCTGCGCGATCTCGATTACGCCATCGGCCTCGACGGCAACGACGACGGTGCCATCACCTGGGGCGAGGTGCGCTCCCGCCAGGCCCAAATCGCCGATTACGCCCTCACCCGGCTGAAGCTGGCGGCCGACGGCAACTCCTGCCCCCCCAACTTGGGTGCCCTGCTCATCGACCGCCACAGCGACGGCGCCTACGCCGTGCTGCGCTTCGCAGCCGACTGCGGTCGTCCGCCGGTGGCCCTCGCAGTCGATTACAACCTCTTTTTTGACCTTGATCCCCAGCACCGCGGCTTGCTGCAGTTGCAAGCCGCGGATGGCGGTCCCGTGCGCACCGCCATTCTCGGCCCCAATAGCCGTTCGCAGCGGTTGGAGGTGCATTCCGCCCCGTGGGTGCAGTTTTTTGACTTCGTGCGCGAGGGCGTCTGGCACATCTGGATCGGCTTCGATCACATTTTGTTTTTGTTGACGCTGTTGCTGCCGGCGCTGTTTGTGCGTAAGGACGGCCACTGGAAGACGCTGGGGGAGTTTCGCGAAGTATTTCTCAACGTCGTCAAGGTGGTCACCGCCTTCACCGTTGCCCACTCGATCACCCTGGGTCTCGCCGCGCTGGGGGTGGTCGAGCTGCCCTCGCGCTGGGTCGAATCGGCGATTGCCGCCTCGGTGATTCTGGCGGCTCTCAACAATCTTTTTCCGGTAGTCGAGAACCGCCGTTGGGCGATTGCTTTTGGCTTCGGCCTCATCCACGGCTTCGGCTTTGCAAGCGTCATGGCCGATCTGGGCCTGGCCAAAGAAAACCTGGTCCTGTCGCTATTGGGTTTCAATCTGGGCGTGGAAATGGGTCAGCTCGCCATCGTGGCTGTGTTTTTGCCCATCGCCTTCTGGCTGCGCAACTCCTGGTTCTACCGGCGCGTCGTCTTTACCGGCGGCTCGGTGGCCGTCGCCGGGATCGCTGCCATCTGGCTCGCCGAGCGTTTGTTCGACTGGCAATTGCTCGCTTCATAG
- a CDS encoding PIN domain-containing protein — MRVVVDANVLVGRALGTKSRNIFIAPSLELFVAARAWDEALHELPGRVEAIVRQGKLSSERAQSLANGAVELITSKAVVIEEAQYVLLENEARRRVPDDPDDWPTVATALLLEADIWTEDRDFFGCGVAVWTTRTLLIQLGSVL; from the coding sequence GTGAGAGTTGTTGTCGATGCCAACGTGCTGGTGGGTAGGGCTCTTGGAACAAAAAGCCGCAACATCTTTATTGCACCGAGCCTGGAGTTGTTCGTGGCTGCCAGGGCTTGGGACGAAGCGTTGCACGAACTTCCAGGCCGCGTGGAGGCCATTGTTCGCCAGGGAAAGCTCAGTAGCGAGCGGGCGCAAAGTCTGGCCAATGGCGCTGTCGAACTAATTACTTCCAAAGCGGTGGTTATCGAAGAAGCGCAATATGTGCTACTTGAAAATGAAGCGCGCAGGCGCGTGCCGGATGATCCCGACGATTGGCCCACAGTGGCGACAGCGTTGCTGCTGGAAGCAGATATCTGGACAGAAGATAGGGACTTTTTTGGCTGCGGGGTGGCTGTTTGGACGACGCGAACCCTGTTGATTCAGTTGGGCTCCGTGCTATGA
- a CDS encoding IS1182-like element ISGvi6 family transposase, with protein sequence MQPSVWQPPVEPSPAEQAILKRIRRAKLFVFLRRIRHQLFDAAFQSELAGIYKDSPCGQPPIPPAQLALATVLQAYTGISDDETIEVLTMDRRWQMVLDCLDCEEAPFGKATLIRFRQALIAHGLDRRLIERTIELATSDGGFGSRALRAALDSSPLWGAGRVEDSFNLLGHAMRKALRIMVCQTGVGLAQWAEQTGTTLVAGSSLKAALDIDWSQPDECAEALGRLLGALESLESYLDGQTQPPQAGVARCLQAAEQVHQQDVQLNSRGQFVLRRGVSRERRISIEDPAMRHGRKSRAVRIDGYKRHVLKDIDSGLVRAVGITAANRPEAAVTRDIEADLEPQRVKLIELHIDRAYLSSEWVRLRPEDLRIYCKAWPVRNGPYFQKTAFVLDWEAMRIRCPQGVTQPFEVGGKVRFPAARCRRCPLQERCTTSPKGRSVSIHPDELLLVELRERQQTKEGRAKLRERVSVEHSLAHIGQWQGRRARYLGVRKNLFDLRRVAVVHNLHVLARQEAAGRSQAA encoded by the coding sequence ATGCAGCCTTCTGTCTGGCAGCCGCCAGTGGAACCCTCACCCGCTGAGCAGGCTATCCTCAAGCGTATCCGTCGCGCCAAGCTGTTCGTTTTCCTGCGCCGCATCCGCCATCAACTCTTCGACGCCGCCTTCCAGAGCGAACTGGCCGGCATCTACAAAGACAGCCCTTGCGGTCAGCCGCCCATCCCACCGGCTCAACTGGCCCTGGCCACTGTCTTGCAGGCCTACACCGGTATCTCCGACGACGAGACCATTGAAGTGCTCACCATGGACCGCCGGTGGCAGATGGTGCTCGACTGCCTCGATTGCGAGGAAGCCCCCTTCGGCAAAGCCACCCTGATACGCTTCCGCCAAGCGCTCATCGCCCACGGCCTCGACCGTCGCCTGATTGAGCGGACCATCGAGTTGGCCACCAGCGACGGCGGGTTCGGCTCACGGGCGTTGCGGGCGGCCCTCGATTCGAGCCCTTTGTGGGGAGCCGGGAGAGTCGAGGATTCTTTTAATTTGTTGGGCCATGCAATGCGCAAGGCATTGAGGATCATGGTGTGCCAGACGGGGGTGGGACTGGCGCAATGGGCTGAGCAGACAGGCACCACACTCGTCGCGGGCAGCAGTTTGAAGGCTGCCCTGGACATCGATTGGAGTCAACCGGACGAATGTGCCGAAGCTCTGGGAAGGCTGCTCGGGGCGCTCGAATCGCTGGAAAGTTACTTGGACGGGCAAACTCAACCCCCTCAGGCTGGGGTCGCACGGTGTCTGCAAGCGGCCGAGCAAGTCCACCAGCAGGACGTACAACTCAACTCGCGCGGACAGTTTGTCCTTCGGCGTGGAGTCAGCCGCGAGCGGCGCATCAGCATCGAAGACCCCGCGATGCGCCACGGCCGCAAAAGCCGGGCGGTGCGCATCGATGGCTACAAGCGCCACGTGCTCAAAGACATCGACAGCGGCCTGGTGCGCGCAGTGGGCATTACTGCGGCCAACCGACCGGAAGCGGCGGTGACAAGGGACATCGAGGCGGACCTGGAGCCTCAGCGGGTGAAGTTGATTGAACTGCACATCGACCGGGCGTATCTGAGCAGCGAGTGGGTCAGACTTCGTCCAGAAGACTTGCGTATTTACTGCAAAGCCTGGCCGGTTAGAAATGGGCCGTACTTCCAGAAGACGGCCTTCGTGCTCGACTGGGAGGCGATGCGGATTCGTTGTCCACAGGGCGTCACCCAGCCTTTTGAGGTGGGTGGGAAAGTGCGGTTTCCGGCCGCGCGCTGTCGGCGCTGTCCCCTACAGGAACGCTGCACGACCAGCCCCAAAGGTCGCAGTGTCTCGATCCATCCGGACGAACTTCTGCTGGTCGAGTTGCGCGAACGCCAGCAGACAAAGGAGGGTCGAGCGAAGTTGCGTGAGCGCGTGAGTGTCGAGCACAGTTTGGCGCACATCGGTCAGTGGCAGGGACGCCGAGCCCGTTACCTGGGCGTGCGCAAGAATCTATTCGATTTGCGTCGGGTGGCGGTGGTGCACAATCTGCATGTGCTAGCCCGACAGGAAGCCGCTGGGCGTTCACAGGCGGCTTAG
- a CDS encoding lactonase family protein encodes MKDFTRGRWLWVVGIVAAIAIVGLVSVADPLPVAERASDRRPLPFAGRALLIASDGDMVGTAYSDGKLNRLSGIEDALTVIDLPLPAAASKVASVAVSNSVMSWPQILATAPDGSRAYVVEVRGRPPQGVQEYADLDTGMPTGSLLTVVDLTHPGGPTVLETVPVGRNPRQIAISPDGRLLAIGVEEPGRELLLVELVAGRPGRRFSYAIADASGQSARITSVGWHPSGRFLALNLNDREMAFFEVLTDQKAATATLRPQGERLVTGVRLGVGRFSPDGRHYLLTDLKWGERPLGYLLNPRGELIAVRFDAGPALGAKHRVVCRIEVGLSPEGFAVSPDGLLVATVNMRRTYLPDWLPVWPGKARSSLSLVKRNPQSGQLTVVGEYGFEGVLPEDAVFDAAGRALAVAVYHYREPRASVQNQQLTVEAASSFLETTSTSFAYAAFCLAAASGTLTR; translated from the coding sequence GTGAAAGATTTCACCAGGGGGCGTTGGCTCTGGGTGGTAGGGATCGTGGCGGCAATCGCGATCGTCGGTTTGGTGTCGGTGGCCGATCCGCTGCCGGTAGCCGAGCGCGCGAGCGATCGTCGGCCGCTCCCCTTTGCCGGGCGCGCACTGCTGATCGCCTCGGACGGCGACATGGTGGGCACGGCTTACTCCGACGGCAAGCTCAACCGTCTATCCGGCATCGAAGACGCGCTGACGGTGATCGATTTGCCGTTGCCGGCCGCCGCTTCGAAGGTTGCCTCGGTGGCGGTCTCCAACTCGGTGATGTCCTGGCCGCAGATTCTTGCCACTGCGCCGGACGGGAGTCGGGCCTACGTGGTGGAGGTGCGGGGCAGACCGCCGCAGGGGGTGCAGGAATATGCCGACCTCGACACGGGTATGCCCACTGGCTCACTGCTGACGGTTGTAGATCTCACCCATCCGGGCGGACCGACGGTGCTCGAAACGGTACCGGTCGGGCGCAACCCGAGGCAGATCGCAATCAGCCCCGATGGCCGATTGCTCGCCATCGGGGTGGAGGAGCCAGGCCGGGAATTGCTGCTGGTGGAGCTTGTGGCCGGCCGACCGGGTCGGCGATTTTCTTATGCGATCGCCGATGCGTCCGGCCAATCTGCCCGGATTACCTCGGTTGGCTGGCATCCTTCCGGTCGATTCCTGGCCCTCAATCTGAACGACCGGGAAATGGCCTTCTTCGAAGTGCTGACGGACCAAAAGGCGGCAACGGCAACGCTCAGGCCCCAGGGCGAGCGGTTGGTGACGGGCGTTCGCCTTGGGGTGGGGCGCTTTTCACCCGACGGTCGCCACTATCTGCTCACGGACCTGAAATGGGGAGAGCGGCCTCTGGGTTATCTGTTGAACCCACGGGGCGAGTTGATCGCCGTACGCTTCGACGCGGGACCGGCCCTGGGGGCGAAACATCGGGTGGTCTGCCGGATCGAAGTCGGACTGAGCCCCGAGGGATTCGCCGTGAGCCCCGATGGGTTGCTGGTGGCGACGGTGAATATGCGCCGGACCTACCTGCCGGACTGGCTGCCGGTTTGGCCGGGCAAGGCCCGCAGTTCCCTTTCTCTGGTGAAGCGCAATCCGCAAAGCGGGCAGTTGACTGTGGTGGGCGAATACGGCTTCGAAGGCGTGCTGCCGGAGGATGCTGTCTTCGACGCGGCCGGCCGGGCGCTTGCAGTGGCGGTGTATCACTACCGCGAGCCTAGAGCATCGGTCCAGAACCAGCAGTTGACGGTAGAAGCCGCATCCTCTTTTCTGGAGACGACCTCTACCTCCTTCGCCTATGCAGCCTTCTGTCTGGCAGCCGCCAGTGGAACCCTCACCCGCTGA
- a CDS encoding LysR family transcriptional regulator, producing MEFHHLRYFVAVAEELHFGRAAQRLHITQPALSKQIRSLEAELGLQLFSRTQRRVQLTRAGLVFLEQARQLLHQADAALQLARRTARGETGQLSLGFTASALQSVLPRIVRVFRERYPAVELSMTELCTEDQVEALLGHRVDVAFLHPPMRSPAVQLQPLGEENFVAVFAEDHPLLACGRISLRALADEAFIIHPRQEGPVLYDQFFELCARMGFRPKVVREVTTHQNRIGLVAAGMGITFLPESLQGQAGAGVACRPLADAAARLVLAAAWHQDNTSPILGHFLTVAKAVADL from the coding sequence ATGGAATTTCACCACCTGCGCTACTTTGTGGCCGTGGCTGAGGAGTTGCACTTCGGCCGGGCAGCACAGCGGTTGCACATCACCCAGCCGGCCCTGAGCAAGCAGATCCGCAGCCTCGAAGCAGAATTGGGCCTTCAGCTTTTTTCGAGAACCCAGCGCCGGGTCCAGCTCACCCGGGCTGGACTGGTCTTTCTTGAGCAAGCCCGACAGTTGCTCCATCAGGCCGACGCGGCACTGCAGCTTGCCAGGCGCACCGCGCGCGGGGAAACGGGCCAGCTGTCGCTCGGATTTACCGCCTCGGCGCTGCAGAGCGTTCTGCCCCGGATCGTGCGCGTCTTTCGCGAGCGTTATCCGGCGGTAGAGCTCAGCATGACGGAGCTATGTACCGAAGATCAGGTTGAGGCGTTGCTCGGGCATCGAGTCGATGTGGCCTTCCTCCACCCTCCCATGCGCTCGCCCGCCGTGCAGCTGCAACCCTTGGGCGAGGAAAATTTCGTCGCCGTCTTTGCCGAGGATCATCCGCTGCTTGCCTGTGGCCGGATTTCCCTGCGGGCTCTGGCGGATGAAGCGTTCATCATTCATCCCCGCCAGGAAGGACCGGTGCTCTACGACCAGTTCTTCGAGCTGTGCGCGCGGATGGGTTTTCGCCCCAAAGTGGTCCGGGAGGTGACGACGCACCAGAACAGGATCGGCCTGGTGGCGGCGGGCATGGGCATCACTTTCCTGCCGGAGAGCCTGCAAGGGCAGGCCGGGGCCGGGGTGGCTTGCCGGCCGCTGGCGGATGCGGCTGCGAGGCTGGTCCTGGCCGCCGCCTGGCACCAGGACAACACTTCGCCCATCCTGGGTCATTTTCTGACGGTCGCCAAAGCAGTTGCAGACCTGTAG
- the sugE gene encoding quaternary ammonium compound efflux SMR transporter SugE, with amino-acid sequence MSWVALISAGLLEIGWAVGLKYSEGFTRFLPSVLTGLSMVLSLGLLGYALKSLPIGTAYAVWTGVGTVGTALLGIWLFGESASALRLACIGLIVAGIVGLKWVAPH; translated from the coding sequence ATGTCTTGGGTCGCCCTGATCTCTGCCGGATTGCTCGAAATCGGTTGGGCCGTCGGTCTGAAATACTCGGAAGGTTTTACTCGTTTTTTGCCCTCGGTGCTGACGGGCCTTTCGATGGTCCTGAGCCTCGGACTGCTGGGCTACGCGCTTAAAAGCCTGCCCATCGGGACCGCTTACGCCGTCTGGACCGGTGTCGGCACCGTCGGTACAGCCCTCTTGGGGATATGGTTGTTCGGCGAATCGGCAAGCGCCCTGCGCCTTGCCTGCATCGGCCTCATCGTCGCGGGCATCGTCGGATTGAAATGGGTGGCCCCACACTAA